The Virgibacillus sp. MSP4-1 genome has a segment encoding these proteins:
- a CDS encoding nucleotidyltransferase substrate binding protein: protein MVNDRNLTVHTYNEELAVEIFKQLPDYYELLRKWVSHIIEKFDRIK, encoded by the coding sequence ATGGTAAATGACCGAAATCTAACGGTTCATACTTATAATGAAGAGTTAGCAGTGGAAATTTTTAAACAACTGCCCGATTATTACGAATTACTACGAAAATGGGTAAGCCATATAATAGAAAAATTTGATAGAATAAAGTGA
- a CDS encoding nucleotidyltransferase family protein has protein sequence MLIDLRDIVVKTLEDEPVRVYLFGSWAREEEKQTSDIDVTIQSNGEIPMSKWVELRDRIEESTIPYHVDLVDLTAANEQLKERVKEEGVLWKDYRKELNLLNML, from the coding sequence TTGTTAATTGATTTAAGGGATATTGTCGTTAAAACATTAGAAGATGAACCGGTAAGAGTATATCTATTTGGTTCTTGGGCCCGTGAAGAAGAAAAACAAACATCAGATATAGATGTTACGATACAATCGAATGGTGAAATTCCAATGAGTAAGTGGGTAGAACTACGAGATCGTATTGAAGAGTCAACAATCCCCTATCACGTGGATCTTGTCGATTTAACGGCTGCTAATGAGCAACTGAAAGAAAGAGTAAAGGAAGAAGGGGTATTATGGAAAGATTATAGGAAAGAATTAAACTTGCTCAACATGCTTTAA
- a CDS encoding hemolysin III family protein, with translation MGAYIREPINGFTHLFGAVFSFAGLLALVIKAAMNSFSAVDIMAVIIFGVSMILLYSASATYHMVTARDHVIAFLRRIDHSMIFVLIAGTYTPFCLISLEGTLGWVLFIIIQSLAVFGVAYKLIFFHSPRWLSTSIYIAMGWMVIFFFSPLSDVIGTGGMILLIAGGILYTIGGVIYGAKPKFLEFKHMGFHEIFHIFILLGSLAHFLSVYFYVL, from the coding sequence TTGGGTGCATATATTCGTGAGCCAATAAATGGATTCACCCATTTATTCGGTGCTGTTTTTTCCTTTGCCGGTTTACTTGCTTTAGTCATAAAGGCTGCAATGAACAGCTTTTCCGCTGTAGATATCATGGCTGTGATTATTTTTGGGGTCAGCATGATTCTGCTATACTCCGCTTCAGCGACTTATCATATGGTCACGGCCAGAGATCATGTCATTGCCTTTTTAAGACGAATTGACCACTCGATGATTTTTGTTTTAATTGCAGGTACGTATACACCGTTTTGTTTAATCAGTCTGGAAGGTACATTAGGATGGGTTCTCTTTATTATTATTCAGAGCCTGGCTGTATTTGGGGTGGCTTATAAATTGATTTTCTTTCATAGCCCAAGATGGTTGTCAACGTCTATTTACATTGCCATGGGCTGGATGGTCATTTTCTTTTTCTCTCCGTTATCAGATGTAATAGGAACAGGCGGAATGATCCTGCTGATTGCCGGTGGGATTTTATATACTATAGGTGGCGTGATTTACGGTGCCAAGCCTAAGTTTCTGGAATTTAAGCATATGGGCTTTCATGAGATCTTCCATATCTTTATTCTGCTCGGCAGTCTTGCACATTTTCTATCGGTTTATTTCTATGTACTATAA
- a CDS encoding metal-sensing transcriptional repressor — MGEFLHDHPVTPRTDEEKAAVVNRLKRIEGQVRGIQKMVEEDRYCPDILVQISAINAALKKVGFSIAERHTKHCVSDAVKSGNGDEAIDELMEVMKQFSK; from the coding sequence GTGGGTGAATTCCTGCATGATCATCCGGTAACCCCTAGAACGGACGAGGAAAAAGCAGCCGTAGTCAATCGCTTAAAACGAATTGAAGGGCAGGTTCGGGGGATTCAGAAAATGGTTGAGGAAGATCGTTATTGTCCGGATATTTTGGTTCAAATCAGTGCCATTAATGCAGCCTTGAAAAAAGTGGGCTTCTCAATTGCAGAACGACATACCAAGCATTGTGTCAGTGACGCAGTAAAATCGGGGAATGGTGACGAAGCAATCGATGAATTGATGGAAGTCATGAAGCAATTCTCTAAATAA
- a CDS encoding aldehyde dehydrogenase: MGGYQTLVRKQREFFQSGKTREVSFRVEMLEKLKRAIQENEKEIMDVLKIDLNKSEFEAYSTEIGIVLEEIGFTLKRLRSWMKPKKVRTPITHFGSSSYIYSEPYGVSLIISPWNYPFQLALVPLIGAISAGNTSIIKPSEYTPETSDFLERLIASLYPEEFVSVIQGGAETSQALLNQNIDYIFFTGSVPVGKIVMEAASKNLTPVTLELGGKSPCIVHEDANLKLAARRIAWGKFTNAGQTCIAPDYVYVHEKIRTEFLEEFKKAVLRLYGEEPLKNENYTHIVSEKHFNRLKMFLEDGETFMGGHIDSTTLAMEPTVLTDISWEDPVMKDEIFGPILPVMEYQDLDEVIDGVYQHPHPLALYLFTAEKNIQSEVLSKISFGGGCINDTVYHFVSPYLPFGGVKSSGIGSYHGKGNFDAFSHKKSIVKQTNLFDIPFRYPTMKNGVKRIKWFLK, from the coding sequence TTGGGAGGCTATCAGACACTTGTACGAAAGCAGCGGGAATTTTTTCAAAGCGGAAAAACAAGAGAGGTTTCCTTTCGCGTGGAAATGCTCGAAAAATTAAAGCGTGCGATTCAGGAAAATGAAAAGGAAATTATGGATGTCCTGAAAATCGATTTAAATAAGTCGGAATTTGAAGCGTACTCAACAGAAATCGGTATTGTACTGGAGGAAATTGGCTTTACCTTAAAACGTCTGCGTTCGTGGATGAAGCCTAAGAAGGTAAGAACACCGATTACACATTTTGGTTCTTCCAGCTATATCTACTCGGAGCCATATGGGGTTTCCCTGATTATCTCCCCTTGGAACTATCCATTTCAGCTGGCACTGGTACCTCTGATTGGAGCGATTTCGGCCGGAAATACATCCATCATTAAACCATCGGAATATACACCGGAAACATCAGACTTTCTGGAACGTTTAATTGCCAGCCTTTATCCAGAGGAATTTGTCTCCGTTATTCAAGGTGGGGCAGAAACAAGTCAGGCGTTATTGAATCAGAATATAGATTACATCTTTTTTACCGGAAGTGTGCCTGTAGGAAAGATTGTGATGGAGGCAGCATCCAAAAACCTGACGCCAGTCACCCTCGAGTTAGGAGGGAAGAGTCCTTGTATTGTACACGAGGATGCCAACCTGAAATTAGCGGCCAGGCGCATAGCCTGGGGGAAATTTACCAATGCCGGTCAAACGTGTATTGCCCCTGACTACGTGTATGTTCATGAAAAGATCAGGACGGAATTTTTGGAGGAGTTTAAAAAGGCGGTTCTCCGTTTATATGGTGAGGAGCCTTTAAAAAATGAAAATTATACACATATCGTCAGTGAAAAGCACTTTAACCGTTTGAAAATGTTTCTTGAAGATGGCGAAACATTTATGGGGGGACACATTGATTCCACAACACTTGCTATGGAACCAACTGTGCTGACGGATATCTCATGGGAGGATCCCGTGATGAAAGATGAAATATTCGGTCCGATTTTACCCGTGATGGAATATCAGGATTTAGATGAGGTCATTGATGGCGTTTATCAGCACCCTCATCCATTGGCCCTTTATTTATTTACAGCCGAAAAAAATATCCAGTCAGAAGTGCTGAGTAAAATTTCCTTTGGAGGCGGTTGTATTAATGATACAGTTTATCATTTTGTCTCGCCTTATCTCCCTTTTGGCGGTGTAAAATCCAGTGGAATCGGATCCTATCACGGGAAGGGCAATTTTGATGCCTTTTCCCACAAGAAGAGTATCGTAAAACAGACGAACTTATTCGATATCCCTTTCCGCTATCCGACGATGAAAAATGGTGTAAAAAGGATTAAATGGTTTCTTAAATAA
- a CDS encoding NADP-dependent oxidoreductase, whose product MKNEQILLKSRPEGTPAEDNFEIKEAEVPELSEGQVLIHSLYISVDPYMRGRMSTAKSYIEPFKVDEVISGGVVGEVVESKSDKLKAGDKVTGMLGWQRYNAVSASQVRKVDEQLAPLSAYLGILGTTGLTAYFGLLDIGQPKEGETVVISGAAGAVGMAVGQIAKMKGTRVVGIAGSDKKTEYLEKELGFDATINYKTTENIYKAVKKACPNGVDVYFDNVGGPISDAVTSLLNDFARVPVCGAISSYNITSLSEDMGPRIQPKLIKTRALMKGFIVSDYAPRFKEAARDLGQWLSEGKLKYEETIVEGFENVPQAFIGLFKGENLGKQIVKVFQE is encoded by the coding sequence ATGAAAAATGAACAGATTTTATTAAAATCCAGACCAGAAGGAACCCCTGCAGAGGATAACTTTGAAATTAAAGAGGCAGAAGTCCCGGAATTAAGCGAGGGGCAAGTTCTGATTCATTCCCTGTACATATCTGTAGATCCATATATGAGAGGAAGAATGAGTACTGCTAAATCTTACATCGAACCATTTAAAGTGGATGAAGTGATATCCGGTGGAGTTGTAGGGGAAGTAGTTGAATCCAAAAGTGACAAGCTAAAGGCTGGCGATAAGGTGACAGGTATGCTTGGCTGGCAGCGGTATAATGCGGTAAGTGCATCTCAGGTACGGAAAGTGGATGAACAGCTCGCTCCTCTGTCAGCCTATCTTGGAATTTTGGGAACTACAGGGTTAACCGCCTATTTTGGTCTGCTGGATATCGGGCAGCCGAAAGAGGGAGAAACGGTTGTCATCTCAGGTGCTGCCGGTGCGGTCGGTATGGCTGTCGGACAAATTGCCAAAATGAAGGGCACACGAGTAGTAGGGATTGCTGGCTCAGATAAAAAGACAGAATATCTGGAAAAGGAACTGGGATTTGATGCGACGATTAACTATAAAACAACGGAAAATATCTATAAAGCTGTGAAAAAGGCGTGCCCTAATGGAGTGGATGTCTATTTTGATAACGTTGGCGGTCCGATTTCAGATGCGGTGACCAGCCTGCTGAACGATTTTGCGCGAGTACCGGTTTGCGGGGCGATTTCCTCCTACAACATCACAAGTCTCAGTGAGGATATGGGTCCACGTATTCAGCCTAAGCTGATTAAAACCCGCGCCTTGATGAAAGGATTTATTGTGAGTGACTATGCTCCGCGATTTAAGGAGGCAGCAAGGGATCTTGGACAGTGGCTCTCAGAAGGAAAGCTAAAATATGAAGAGACAATTGTGGAAGGATTTGAAAATGTTCCACAGGCATTTATCGGTCTCTTTAAAGGTGAAAATTTAGGCAAGCAAATTGTAAAAGTATTTCAGGAATAA
- a CDS encoding heavy metal translocating P-type ATPase gives MSEQEHTTLGVTGMTCAACSNRIEKVLNKMDGVDAQVNLTTERASIDYDPSTASVDDLSEKIEKLGYGVQTEKAEFDVMGMTCAACSNRIEKVLNKQKGVKQASVNLATESATIEYTPGFIEENDFIGKIQKLGYDAKVKADQEGKQSQKEKQLKQMKTKLLVSSLLSAPLLVTMLVHLFAADIPDIFMNPWFQFALATPVQFIIGWQFYVGAYKNLRNGSANMDVLVALGTSAAYFYSLYEGLKTIGNPAYTPHLYFETSAILITLILFGKYLETNAKSKTTVALSKLLNLQAKQARVIRDGEEVMIPIDEVAVGDRLMIKPGEKIPVDGTIVKGRTSVDESMITGESIPVEKEANAEVIGSTMNKNGTIEMEATKVGKDTALASIVKVVEDAQGSKAPIQRLADVISGYFVPIVVGIAVLTFIVWISFVSPGNFEASLVAAIAVLVIACPCALGLATPTSIMVGTGKAAENGILFKGGEHLERTHDLDAIILDKTGTITKGKPEVTDFSGDEETLRLLASAEKGSEHPLAEAIVSYATEQEIGLLDTEDFTAIPGRGIKANVSGKTILVGTRTLMEENEVRVENAEQQLVDYENNGKTAMLIAVDGEYRGIVAVADTVKDTAIEAIHQLKDLGLKVIMLTGDNKRTAEAIANQVGIDQVIAQVLPEEKANQVKQIQLQGNKVAMVGDGVNDAPALAVADIGIAIGTGTEVAIEAADVTILGGELLLIPKAIKMSKATIKNIRQNLFWALAYNSAGIPVAALGLLAPWIAGGAMALSSVSVVSNSLRLKRVKI, from the coding sequence ATGAGTGAACAAGAACATACAACCCTTGGTGTCACAGGGATGACCTGTGCAGCCTGCTCAAACCGAATTGAGAAGGTCTTAAATAAAATGGACGGTGTCGATGCTCAGGTGAATTTGACCACGGAGAGAGCAAGTATCGATTATGATCCATCCACAGCATCCGTTGATGATTTAAGCGAAAAAATCGAAAAGCTCGGCTATGGAGTGCAAACCGAAAAAGCCGAATTTGACGTGATGGGGATGACCTGTGCAGCCTGTTCCAATCGAATTGAAAAGGTTTTAAATAAACAAAAGGGCGTCAAACAGGCGAGTGTCAACCTTGCCACAGAGAGTGCAACGATCGAATATACGCCTGGATTCATTGAAGAAAATGATTTTATCGGAAAAATTCAGAAGCTCGGTTATGATGCAAAGGTAAAAGCCGATCAGGAAGGAAAACAATCGCAGAAGGAAAAGCAGCTCAAACAAATGAAAACGAAGCTGCTCGTGTCATCCTTGTTATCTGCTCCATTACTGGTGACCATGCTTGTGCACTTATTTGCAGCAGACATTCCTGATATTTTCATGAATCCATGGTTCCAGTTTGCCCTGGCCACACCTGTTCAGTTTATCATCGGCTGGCAGTTCTATGTTGGGGCCTATAAAAATTTACGAAATGGCAGTGCCAACATGGATGTACTGGTGGCATTAGGTACGAGTGCAGCCTATTTTTACAGTCTGTATGAAGGGTTAAAAACGATAGGAAACCCAGCCTATACCCCCCATCTCTATTTTGAAACGAGTGCGATTTTAATTACACTGATCCTGTTTGGAAAATATCTGGAGACGAACGCGAAAAGTAAAACCACTGTCGCTCTCTCTAAATTGTTGAATCTGCAGGCAAAGCAGGCCCGGGTCATCAGAGATGGAGAAGAAGTGATGATACCCATAGATGAGGTTGCTGTCGGGGATCGTCTCATGATTAAGCCCGGTGAGAAAATACCCGTAGACGGTACCATCGTAAAAGGAAGAACCTCTGTTGATGAGTCGATGATCACGGGTGAATCCATTCCTGTTGAAAAGGAAGCCAACGCAGAAGTCATCGGTTCGACCATGAACAAAAACGGAACCATCGAAATGGAAGCAACTAAGGTAGGCAAGGATACCGCCTTAGCCTCCATTGTGAAGGTCGTTGAGGATGCCCAGGGTTCAAAGGCGCCTATTCAGCGTCTGGCCGATGTGATTTCCGGTTATTTCGTTCCGATAGTTGTAGGGATAGCTGTACTAACCTTTATAGTCTGGATATCCTTCGTTTCACCAGGCAACTTTGAAGCATCGCTTGTCGCAGCAATCGCCGTATTAGTGATTGCCTGCCCATGTGCCCTGGGTCTGGCCACTCCGACCTCTATCATGGTTGGCACAGGCAAAGCAGCAGAAAACGGAATTTTGTTCAAAGGCGGCGAGCATTTGGAAAGAACCCACGACTTAGATGCGATTATTTTGGATAAAACAGGAACCATTACTAAGGGTAAGCCTGAGGTCACTGATTTTTCCGGTGATGAGGAAACCTTGCGCCTGTTAGCCAGTGCGGAAAAAGGCTCCGAACATCCTTTAGCCGAAGCTATTGTCTCCTATGCAACGGAGCAGGAAATCGGTTTATTGGATACAGAAGATTTTACCGCTATACCTGGAAGGGGTATTAAAGCAAATGTATCCGGGAAAACCATTCTTGTCGGAACAAGAACCCTTATGGAAGAAAATGAAGTAAGGGTGGAAAACGCCGAACAGCAGCTGGTAGATTACGAAAACAATGGAAAAACCGCTATGCTTATCGCTGTAGACGGTGAATATCGAGGCATTGTTGCCGTAGCCGATACCGTTAAGGACACAGCTATCGAAGCAATTCATCAGTTGAAAGATCTGGGACTTAAAGTGATTATGCTTACAGGCGATAACAAACGAACCGCTGAGGCCATTGCCAACCAGGTAGGAATTGATCAGGTCATTGCCCAGGTTCTCCCGGAAGAAAAAGCCAATCAGGTAAAACAAATACAGCTTCAGGGAAACAAAGTGGCGATGGTAGGAGATGGCGTGAACGATGCGCCTGCATTAGCCGTTGCAGACATCGGGATTGCCATCGGAACCGGAACAGAGGTGGCTATCGAAGCAGCGGATGTCACCATTTTAGGTGGCGAACTACTACTCATTCCAAAAGCAATTAAAATGAGTAAAGCCACCATTAAAAACATCCGTCAGAATCTATTCTGGGCTCTGGCCTATAACAGTGCCGGTATTCCGGTTGCGGCATTGGGACTGCTGGCTCCATGGATTGCCGGCGGTGCGATGGCTCTAAGTTCAGTAAGTGTGGTGTCTAACTCACTTCGATTGAAGCGAGTGAAGATATAA
- a CDS encoding DUF1836 domain-containing protein translates to MENIDELLEELQLYNHLTPEDIPDLDLYMDQVIQLFEKKYKDSKRNEEDKVLTKTMINNYAKGKLFFPITNKKYSKDHVLLISLIYQLKGALSINDIKTVLEGINQKMTEGDFDLDTFYRSYIHLSEQNAETFSRHTRDSVEKVGEINRQLDEEDLDYLKKVFLISSFVNMSNFYRRAAEKLVDELTETDDKKIE, encoded by the coding sequence ATGGAAAATATTGATGAGTTACTTGAAGAGTTGCAATTGTACAACCACTTAACCCCGGAGGATATTCCGGATTTGGACTTATATATGGACCAGGTGATTCAATTATTCGAGAAAAAATATAAAGATTCCAAGAGAAATGAAGAGGATAAAGTATTAACGAAAACGATGATTAATAATTATGCAAAGGGGAAGCTATTTTTCCCGATTACAAATAAAAAGTATTCCAAAGACCATGTATTATTAATCAGTTTGATTTATCAGCTTAAAGGCGCTTTATCTATCAATGATATAAAAACCGTCTTAGAAGGTATCAATCAAAAGATGACGGAGGGAGACTTTGATCTCGACACATTTTATCGAAGCTACATCCATTTGTCCGAACAAAATGCGGAGACCTTTTCCAGGCATACGAGAGATAGTGTTGAAAAGGTCGGGGAAATAAACAGGCAATTGGATGAAGAGGACCTTGATTACTTAAAAAAGGTGTTCCTGATTTCTTCCTTTGTAAACATGAGTAATTTTTATCGGCGTGCGGCTGAGAAGCTGGTAGATGAGTTAACAGAGACGGATGACAAAAAAATAGAATAG
- the copZ gene encoding copper chaperone CopZ codes for MQTTLNVQGMSCGHCVQSVKGALESLDGVSSVEVDLSTGKVDVTYDDSKVTLEAMNEAIEEQGYDVVA; via the coding sequence ATGCAAACAACATTAAACGTACAGGGAATGTCATGCGGACATTGCGTACAATCTGTAAAAGGTGCTTTAGAAAGCCTTGATGGAGTGTCATCCGTTGAGGTCGACCTTAGCACTGGCAAAGTCGACGTAACCTATGATGATTCCAAGGTTACCTTGGAGGCAATGAATGAAGCCATTGAAGAACAAGGCTATGATGTTGTAGCCTGA
- a CDS encoding FAD-binding dehydrogenase, which translates to MNYDVIIVGAGLAGLTAAAEVTDSGKKVLLLDQEPEASLGGQAWWSFGGLFLIDSPEQRRMGIKDSKELAWQDWLGTAGFDREDDEDYWGKKWAEAYVDFAAGEKRDWLKSLGVRFFPVVGWAERGGYLAEGHGNSVPRFHITWGTGPGIVEPFEHKLREAIKKGLADYRPRHQVDELITENGTIVGVRGSILEESDASRGEESSRTVVDDFEFRADAVIVSSGGIGANFELIRKNWPSRLGKPPRNMISGVPAHVDGRMLAISEKAGGKVVNRDRMWHYTEGIKNWSPIWPEHGIRILPGPSSIWLDANGNRLPVPNLPGFDTLSTLKAILSTGHDYSWFILTKTIIEREFALSGSEQNPDLTGKSIRKVLSRVLPGPPRPVQAFMDKGEDFIVARDLQELAKGMNDLTEEQQLDYSHIKRQIEARDRAMENPFSKDLQVTALRGARKYRGDRRIRVAKPHKILDPKHGPLIAVRLNILSRKTLGGLQTDLSGRVLNDEGEPVRGLYAAGEVSGFGGGGVHGYRSLEGTFLGGCLFSGRKAGQGVVEDIGR; encoded by the coding sequence ATGAATTATGACGTTATTATCGTAGGGGCCGGTCTGGCAGGCCTGACCGCTGCGGCTGAAGTAACGGATTCAGGAAAAAAAGTATTACTGTTAGATCAGGAACCGGAAGCATCATTAGGTGGACAGGCTTGGTGGTCTTTTGGCGGGCTATTTCTGATTGATTCCCCTGAACAAAGGCGAATGGGGATTAAAGACTCTAAAGAATTGGCATGGCAGGACTGGCTGGGTACTGCCGGCTTTGATCGTGAAGATGATGAGGATTATTGGGGAAAAAAGTGGGCTGAGGCTTATGTAGATTTTGCGGCTGGTGAAAAGCGGGACTGGTTAAAATCCTTAGGGGTCCGTTTCTTTCCTGTTGTAGGCTGGGCCGAACGTGGCGGGTATCTGGCTGAAGGACACGGAAATTCCGTTCCCCGCTTCCATATTACCTGGGGAACCGGTCCGGGGATTGTGGAACCATTTGAGCATAAATTACGTGAAGCCATAAAAAAGGGACTCGCAGATTATCGACCTCGGCACCAGGTAGATGAGCTGATCACTGAAAATGGGACGATTGTGGGGGTAAGAGGCTCCATTTTGGAAGAAAGTGACGCTTCCAGAGGAGAAGAAAGCTCACGAACTGTAGTTGATGATTTTGAATTTAGAGCAGATGCTGTAATTGTTTCCAGTGGTGGTATCGGGGCAAACTTTGAGCTCATTCGTAAAAACTGGCCTTCCCGACTAGGTAAGCCCCCCAGGAATATGATTTCCGGTGTGCCAGCCCATGTAGACGGGCGGATGCTTGCTATTTCTGAAAAAGCAGGAGGGAAAGTTGTCAATCGGGATCGGATGTGGCACTACACGGAAGGTATTAAAAATTGGAGCCCCATCTGGCCGGAGCACGGTATACGAATTCTTCCCGGCCCCTCCTCGATCTGGCTTGATGCGAATGGCAATCGCCTGCCGGTACCCAATTTACCTGGGTTTGATACATTGAGTACGCTGAAAGCCATTCTTTCAACAGGCCATGATTATTCCTGGTTTATTTTAACAAAAACCATTATCGAGCGTGAATTTGCCTTGTCCGGATCCGAGCAGAATCCTGATTTAACCGGAAAAAGCATTCGTAAGGTCCTGTCACGTGTGCTGCCCGGTCCTCCTAGGCCCGTGCAGGCATTCATGGATAAAGGCGAGGATTTTATTGTTGCCAGAGACCTCCAGGAGCTCGCTAAAGGCATGAATGATCTTACAGAAGAACAGCAGCTCGATTACTCTCATATTAAAAGGCAAATAGAGGCACGAGACAGAGCGATGGAAAATCCTTTTTCAAAAGACTTACAAGTAACAGCTTTACGCGGAGCGCGCAAATATCGCGGCGATCGCCGAATTCGCGTAGCCAAACCTCACAAAATTTTAGATCCAAAACACGGACCACTAATTGCCGTTCGCCTTAACATTTTGAGCCGCAAAACTCTCGGCGGACTTCAGACCGATCTCTCCGGCAGAGTGTTAAATGATGAGGGAGAGCCTGTCAGAGGACTCTATGCCGCCGGGGAAGTGTCCGGTTTCGGCGGTGGCGGTGTTCACGGGTATCGCTCCCTGGAAGGAACCTTTCTGGGCGGATGCTTATTTTCTGGCAGGAAAGCTGGTCAGGGTGTTGTGGAAGATATCGGGCGTTAG
- a CDS encoding alpha/beta hydrolase — protein sequence MAVVPSIQAFLDELKALPEIDMDRITPEQYRAKEKEMLAMDQGGERVEKVENRTLPLEGRDIPVRVYTPVEGEAQYPGLVYYHGGGWVIGDLDSHDSICRLIANQAKCVVVSVDYRLAPEHKYPAAVEDAYDSLVWVAGHTSEFDIDGQRLAVGGDSAGGNLSIVTCIKAYEQGGPDIKHQFLLYPSTGFKGETPPASMMENADGYFLTLEMMQWFSKHYFNDPKERNHPYASPIMYKDLGKLPSATLLTAQYDPLRDEGKAFADELKSGGVNVFYKNYDGLIHGFGNFIGFSPESEQALREGAEQLEKVFAQKNEPQR from the coding sequence ATGGCGGTGGTTCCAAGCATTCAGGCATTCCTGGATGAACTTAAAGCGTTACCTGAGATAGATATGGACCGGATCACACCCGAGCAGTACCGGGCCAAGGAAAAGGAAATGCTTGCGATGGATCAGGGTGGAGAGCGTGTTGAGAAGGTGGAAAACCGGACGCTCCCTCTTGAAGGCAGAGACATCCCGGTTCGTGTTTATACTCCAGTGGAAGGAGAGGCCCAATATCCGGGACTGGTTTATTATCATGGCGGAGGATGGGTGATTGGTGATTTAGACAGTCATGATTCCATCTGCCGTCTGATCGCCAATCAGGCTAAATGTGTGGTCGTTTCTGTAGATTACCGGCTTGCACCGGAGCATAAATATCCGGCCGCAGTTGAAGATGCCTATGATTCGCTCGTCTGGGTTGCAGGGCATACCTCAGAATTTGATATAGATGGACAGCGACTCGCGGTGGGTGGCGATAGTGCCGGTGGAAATCTGTCTATTGTAACTTGTATCAAAGCTTATGAACAGGGAGGTCCTGACATCAAGCATCAATTCCTTTTATATCCGTCAACAGGATTTAAAGGAGAAACACCACCTGCATCCATGATGGAAAACGCAGACGGCTACTTTCTCACGCTGGAAATGATGCAATGGTTCAGTAAACATTATTTCAATGACCCAAAGGAACGCAACCATCCTTACGCTTCGCCAATCATGTATAAGGATTTGGGTAAACTCCCGTCGGCAACACTTTTGACAGCCCAGTATGATCCGTTGCGTGATGAAGGGAAGGCTTTTGCTGATGAGTTGAAGTCAGGCGGTGTCAACGTTTTCTATAAAAATTATGACGGACTTATTCATGGCTTTGGAAACTTCATTGGCTTTTCTCCTGAATCAGAGCAGGCATTAAGAGAAGGGGCTGAGCAACTGGAAAAGGTCTTTGCACAGAAAAACGAACCCCAGCGATAG